The following coding sequences are from one Eucalyptus grandis isolate ANBG69807.140 chromosome 11, ASM1654582v1, whole genome shotgun sequence window:
- the LOC104424985 gene encoding LOW QUALITY PROTEIN: uncharacterized protein LOC104424985 (The sequence of the model RefSeq protein was modified relative to this genomic sequence to represent the inferred CDS: inserted 1 base in 1 codon) produces MAPPTKLSGICSLLMGLLFAYSASVQLDDPDWYFWLPLYSFACLVNLASLVFFASKLVPSIGKLALXLGLFLFMKVVVEDYRHEIAGFWSLDMRERVVREKFGSGLVVFSMFLHLQSTSNEKGLFTRKDVGVAKRIELGQMILVGIGYGLSLVFFAFHKDEMKF; encoded by the exons ATGGCACCACCCACGAAACTATCTGGAATTTGCTCTCTGCTGATGGGTCTTCTCTTTGCCTACTCTGCATCTGTTCAACTAGATGATCCAG ATTGGTACTTCTGGTTGCCTCTGTATTCCTTTGCCTGCCTCGTGAACCTGGCGAGCCTGGTCTTCTTCGCGTCCAAACTGGTCCCAAGCATTGGGAAGCTGGCGC TGCTCGGGCTGTTTCTGTTCAtgaaggtggtggtggaggacTATAGGCACGAAATCGCCGGTTTCTGGTCGCTGGACATGAGGGAGAGAGTTGTGAGAGAGAAATTCGGGAGCGGGCTGGTTGTGTTCTCCATGTTTCTGCATCTTCAATCCACATCCAATGAAAAGGGTCTCTTTACGAGGAAGGATGTAGGAGTTGCCAAACGTATTGAACTTG GACAGATGATCTTGGTGGGCATTGGTTACGGGCTGTCCTTGGTCTTCTTTGCATTCCACAAGGACGAAATGAAGTTTTGA
- the LOC120289490 gene encoding uncharacterized protein LOC120289490 isoform X2 codes for MAAAEAEPATTSMSIRAVPDAKSADEATQVVRGNWLEAIEKHHRQHSGGSMVRDILDIGCSVGISTGYLANTFPSAKVTGLDLSPYFLSVAQFNERKRSQRTAPIQWIHANGEDTGLPSKSFDLASISLMPSSKVLQNLSPVLFTLLKSTEPHLDEYYLTDLEGTLREAGFVNVTEVLTDSRHRTVTASVPH; via the exons ATG GCTGCAGCAGAAGCAGAGCCTGCCACAACGTCAATGTCTATACGAGCCGTACCTGATGCTAAATCAGCAGATGAGGCAACTCAAGTAGTGCGTGGAAATTGGCTTGAGGCAATTGAAAAGCACCATAGACAGCACTCTGGTGGTTCTATGGTTCGAGACATTCTGGATATTGGATGCTCAGTAGGTATTAGCACTGGTTATCTCGCCAACACATTCCCTTCGGCAAAAGTCACT GGTCTAGATCTGTCGCCATATTTTCTTTCTGTGGCTCAGTTTAATGAGAGAAAGAGGTCCCAAAGAACAGCACCAATACAGTGGATACATGCTAATGGGGAAGATACGGGCTTGCCATCCAAATCATTTGACCTTGCTTCAATTTCTCTAATG CCATCCTCTAAGGTTCTTCAG AATTTGTCGCCTGTGCTGTTTACACTATTGAAGAGTACCGAACCCCACCTAGACGAGTACTATCTTACTGATTTGGAAGGAACACTAAGGGAAGCGGGGTTCGTGAATGTAACAGAGGTCCTAACAGATTCGAGACACAGAACTGTGACGGCATCTGTGCCTCATTAA
- the LOC120289490 gene encoding 2-methoxy-6-polyprenyl-1,4-benzoquinol methylase, mitochondrial-like isoform X1 has protein sequence MAAAEAEPATTSMSIRAVPDAKSADEATQVVRGNWLEAIEKHHRQHSGGSMVRDILDIGCSVGISTGYLANTFPSAKVTGLDLSPYFLSVAQFNERKRSQRTAPIQWIHANGEDTGLPSKSFDLASISLMFHECPTRATTNVIKESFRLLRPGGTIAIMDQAPSSKVLQNLSPVLFTLLKSTEPHLDEYYLTDLEGTLREAGFVNVTEVLTDSRHRTVTASVPH, from the exons ATG GCTGCAGCAGAAGCAGAGCCTGCCACAACGTCAATGTCTATACGAGCCGTACCTGATGCTAAATCAGCAGATGAGGCAACTCAAGTAGTGCGTGGAAATTGGCTTGAGGCAATTGAAAAGCACCATAGACAGCACTCTGGTGGTTCTATGGTTCGAGACATTCTGGATATTGGATGCTCAGTAGGTATTAGCACTGGTTATCTCGCCAACACATTCCCTTCGGCAAAAGTCACT GGTCTAGATCTGTCGCCATATTTTCTTTCTGTGGCTCAGTTTAATGAGAGAAAGAGGTCCCAAAGAACAGCACCAATACAGTGGATACATGCTAATGGGGAAGATACGGGCTTGCCATCCAAATCATTTGACCTTGCTTCAATTTCTCTAATG TTTCATGAATGTCCTACTAGAGCAACAACCAATGTAATAAAGGAATCGTTTCGGCTACTTCGACCTGGCGGCACCATTGCCATAATGGATCAAGCG CCATCCTCTAAGGTTCTTCAG AATTTGTCGCCTGTGCTGTTTACACTATTGAAGAGTACCGAACCCCACCTAGACGAGTACTATCTTACTGATTTGGAAGGAACACTAAGGGAAGCGGGGTTCGTGAATGTAACAGAGGTCCTAACAGATTCGAGACACAGAACTGTGACGGCATCTGTGCCTCATTAA